Sequence from the Nitrospirota bacterium genome:
TGTGGGAGCCGCATCGTCTCTACTTTTCGGTAGTCGTCATAATAAATAGTCACCATTTTTTCACCCGATTTAGACTTAACTTGAGAGAATAACTCCTGTCTGAGAACATTGAGGTTTCCTTTATCCACCCATACCTTCTTACCATCCTCGAGTAAAAGGACATAGAGATCATTTTCCTGCGTAATAGATTTTATCTTTGAATGTGCACTTCCGAGCAGCAATGCCTGATAGAATTTCCATAGACTGTTTCTCTCTTCCTCTGTATAGAGGTCTGTTTTTCTCACCATGGTTTTATTTAAAGATGGCAGATATACCTTCATCTCACTACCTGCAATAAGTAGGTCGAAGAGGGTAATACCACCAAATGCAAAACCCTGAAGACGAAGCCTGTCGGGCTTCTTTACAAGCAAGGCTCCATTTAAAGACTGCGATACATTCCCCTCAAGTTTAAATTCTACAATCGCCTTATAACCTTTAAATTCCTCAAACCT
This genomic interval carries:
- a CDS encoding DUF4292 domain-containing protein translates to MQEKETRNILFSLLVLLFAYSCTTTTPKVDIYRDRTLDAKEIAEILNNRFEEFKGYKAIVEFKLEGNVSQSLNGALLVKKPDRLRLQGFAFGGITLFDLLIAGSEMKVYLPSLNKTMVRKTDLYTEEERNSLWKFYQALLLGSAHSKIKSITQENDLYVLLLEDGKKVWVDKGNLNVLRQELFSQVKSKSGEKMVTIYYDDYRKVETMRLPHRIKIEDGNNRLTIKFKELIPNPAFTDEDFTITGAPQKVR